Part of the Wolbachia endosymbiont of Ctenocephalides felis wCfeJ genome, TTTAGCTGAGCTGCAATTTCTTGTCCAATCTTAAACATTTGTTCTCTTATAAACCCATTACGCCAAAGTTCTATCACTGATGTTTTGCTTTCTTCAAAACTTTGCAATTTGGGCGGAACGATATCAGTAATCTTTACACTGACAACAGCATCTCCAACCCCTTTAAGATAACTCTTTTGGTCTTTTTCTCGTGAAAAGAGAAAGGAAATCAAATCATCAGTGCTACCTATAATATTACCGCTTCGATCTTTTCCACTAGCATCTACTGGACCAATGGTTTGTATAGGTAAATTATACTTACTAGATATTTCCTCAATTGTTGCACCGTTGTATATATCATAGTTTACTTGATTTATGAAATTGTTGACTTTTTCGAAAGACTTTTGTGTGGTTAAAGTTGACTTTATATCTTTTTTTAAGTTAGCTAAGTTTTCATCAGAGATTTGATGCGCACTTTCCACTTTTATTATATGCCAACCAAAATTGCTCGCTAAAATTTCACTGACTTCACCTGCTTTGATAGCAAAAACCTTTTCTCTCATATCCTCCGGTAGAAAATCTTTGGTTATATTGTTTATTCTAATTTCCTCAAGCTTTGTTTTACCAAACTTTGCTGCTATTTGCTCGAAGCTTATTTTGTCTTCCTCGAGTGTTTTTTTTGCCGCTTCGGCCTCCTCTTTAGTGGGAAATACTAGATTGAATATATCTCTTTGATTTTTAAGTTCCTGCTGTTCTATTATATTATCAATCTCCTCATCTGAAATTTGGATCTGGTCTTCAAAGTACTTTTGATCCAAAGAAATATATTGCGCAGTTCGATATTCAGGATAATAAAAATGAGACTTATTTTTTTCATACAAGTTAAGTAAAGTTTTATCATCTGGTTCAGGAATGTCTGTAACTGCATCCTTAGTTATTTTAATAACATTGACTACTCTAGTTTGGTAGCGATTTTTGTATATCTGCTCATCGATTTTCTCACCAAAGGTCACTGGATAATTATCTTTAAATAATGAGGTTGTGAACATTACTGCAGGCAGAATTTTCTCTAGTTTTGCTAAATAGTCTTCCTCTGTCATATGTAGACTATTTAGTGTTTCATAAAATTTCTCTTTGTCGAATTCTCCTTGATCGTTTTGAAAGTACTTAGTGTTTTTAATATGGTCTTTTATAGATTCCTCTCCAATCACCAACCCCAGATCACTCATTAGGTTAAACAATAGTTTTT contains:
- a CDS encoding SurA N-terminal domain-containing protein, with amino-acid sequence MNVKNFFTKVTVVILACLLIFMGVGSLLSDSNEKEEVARVGKEVITLNEYKSLYQNYGKQISEPDISEEQTKRLKYDLLNALIEQKLLFNLMSDLGLVIGEESIKDHIKNTKYFQNDQGEFDKEKFYETLNSLHMTEEDYLAKLEKILPAVMFTTSLFKDNYPVTFGEKIDEQIYKNRYQTRVVNVIKITKDAVTDIPEPDDKTLLNLYEKNKSHFYYPEYRTAQYISLDQKYFEDQIQISDEEIDNIIEQQELKNQRDIFNLVFPTKEEAEAAKKTLEEDKISFEQIAAKFGKTKLEEIRINNITKDFLPEDMREKVFAIKAGEVSEILASNFGWHIIKVESAHQISDENLANLKKDIKSTLTTQKSFEKVNNFINQVNYDIYNGATIEEISSKYNLPIQTIGPVDASGKDRSGNIIGSTDDLISFLFSREKDQKSYLKGVGDAVVSVKITDIVPPKLQSFEESKTSVIELWRNGFIREQMFKIGQEIAAQLKEKADFNKTQGVELIKGQQIHRNDTERQNYPSFFIEEVFNMKTTDSVTDPIQHDNDIIIGVLKEMYSSNGKLDTFDTGKHVMISLKEQLVSYLESKYKVEVNHNMLDNI